The genomic DNA TTCAGCTTACGCTAACCCTGTCTGGTTTGTGTCGAGCTTGGGACAAAAGAATATAGGATACATGTCGGGTTCAGGTCAGGTCAATATTCTCTCTGGCTCAGTCAAGTTCGGACAGGAATGTAAACTCACTGTACAACCAGAGGCTCATCCTTGAAGACAAAGGGTTCGCGCAGCATTGCAGAAATGGCATGGTGTTTAGCACGGGACTTGAGGACCAGACCCTGGTCTCCGGGAACCTTGTTCTCTTTCAGCTGCTCCACTGCCCACTTCCCTATAgatggaaagaaagagaagatgaCAAAATCAGCCCCCATGTTTGTTTGCATTACAAATAAGATGCAGGCAGAAGGGAGAAATGGTTACAAACCATCATATTTGGCAATTTCATCGTCTGCGTCCCCCTTCACCGTCTTTGACAGTTTCCACCTGTGGAGATCAACATCATAAAACACTTGGCTCTCAGCAAAGATGAAGCAAACACACTTCCCCGAATATGACTAATAACTAGAACAGTAGGCTGAaaaggctgctacctccttgatgTCTTAGTCTACAGaaaagactaaatgacctctggaGTTGGGCACAGGGAAAAATATCAGTAATGATCATCagcaaaaagtcacaaaatagtgCATCCCTACACCATTCAGGTCACTCAACACCACTGAAAGCTTATGTATCCCAGGCCAGCATGCATGAAAAATTCAGTGTTTTCTAAAGCACATAGTGGTGGTAAAATTCTCAAGAAATACCTTTCCAGCGACCCATCATCAAATGTTTCTGCAAAGTACACTTCTCCGGTGGGAACAGGAGTCACATATGTGACCTTTGgacaaaaaagaacacaataTGTCATTATTAAGAAGACGGTTTTCCATTCACATCCAAGGTTTCATCGCATGAAATCTATTTTTCAACAGCATTTATGATCCATTCCTGACCTGGAAAGAGACGACGTCATCTGTTTTAGCATCCTTCCCTTCTGCTGCTCCCTTGTCATCTGTCATTTCGGATCCCTCCTCATCCGTCACACTTGCCTCATTGTCTTCTGCAATCAGATCATTTACTTCTTCATCCAACTCCATTATGTCATCAATGTCTTCAACATCGGTGTCTGACAGCTTCTCCTGAGCCACCACTGCAGCCACAGCCAGGGACAACAGGAGCAGCACACGCCACATCCAACCCCTGTCCAACTTCATCTGGAAGCAGAGTGAGCATGACACAAAAACCCGATATGAATACAAtgataaaactttaaaactccTCTGCTGTAATTACTTTGCATTTGGTTGTATGAGGCATTGATACATTATGAACACCGACTCTCTCGGGggcaaaagagaaagaaaagatttgcttctttatttaatttgtgtcactgaagaaaatccaaacaaatcatttcaaacagtgaaatcactaaATCACAAATCTGAACCCACTACCAGAGGCAGAAGTGGATTAAACAACCCCTGTATGCTGTGGTTTAAAATCTCAGATTTTCCCAATGGGTTTGGTACAAGAGTTATTAAACTTCCACTCAAAAAAGGGCAGTTTAATGCTGAacaacatattcttaagatattacaGACATAAGCAGTATCCATGGTTAAATTGTTAAATCCGTCTTTCTGTTCCTGTTatcagggagagtgagtgtcaAGTGTTGATTTTGTGTCTCTATTTCATACAACCACAATTTTCCCTTAAATACAACTAGGTAATTATTTTACCATCTCTCATACACTCCTCTAATCCTACATGTTTGTAGCTTATGAACAGATTAAAACCATTGTGTGCcctcatgcatttttaaatccaTAACACAATCTGCTAAACAATTGTACAGTCATGACATCTGTTACACCAAACAACAGTTTCAATGACCTCCTATTGATCAGATACCACCTGCTCGCTATTGTTGTGGGCAGCAGGAAATGAAAAGCATCACTGCAGACAGCAAAGCAGCACACTCTCCTTAAATCCTAATTAACTATAATTCCCACCCTGGTCGTCCAATTCTCCAACAGACCTCCAGAGGATCGAAATGATTCAGTTGCAGGGCTGGCTATATAAACTGATTCTAATGTGagaatattattttgtattaataatACAGTTAAATATTCTAATGCCTCAGAGGTAGAAACATATTTTtcaagacataaacacacattcaatgCATGAAATAAATATTGACGTACACTCTAATAGGTCACTGGTGCTTCTCAGCAGCAGAAATATGAGCTGAAtagtctgttttttctttctatgaTAACCAAAGACTCACAACAAAGCAAAGACGTCTGTTCACCTTCACTTCACATTTGTGACATGGTTATTAAAATGTTGCTTACTCCTTCCACGTCACGTAAATGCACTCAtcagccattttattaggtgcACTACGTGAATTGCTTATGTTAATCAGACAATCGCATGGCAGCAACTTAAGCATGTAGACACAATAAAGACAACATGCTGAAGGTGAAACTAAGCATCAGAATGGGGGAGAAGgatgatttaagtgactttgaacacaGAACATTTGTTAGTGCCAGTATTTCAGAAACGGCTGATCAACTGGGATTTTCactcacaaccatctctagtgttgacagagaaaatatccagtgagcggCAGTTCTCAGGCCTAAAATGCCTTGCTGATACCTCAGGTCAGAGGACAGAGACTGGACTGATTCAAAATAATAGCATGCCAACAGTAACTTAAATAACTCATTACAACTAAACTAAGAACATCTCTGAAAGAACAACATTGAGGCAGAGAGGCTACAGGAGCAGAAGCCCACATCTGGTGCCACTCATACCACTTTAGTTGgtgtcctctgtacctaataaagtggcccgCAAATAACTGTCTGATTACATCGTCCTTACAAGGTTAACAATTTAATTtcacataaacatcacaaaaagGCTGCATGTGCGCACAGATAACAGAAGTGTGAAGCTTACGCACTTCAAGAATTCAGATAAAAGAGAAACCTTGAATTAATCAAAAGCACTGTCTAACAAAGACAAAGCTAATCAAATGTTTCTGATTGAATGGATCAATGTCATTTTGCACCACAAAGCTTTCCTGTTACAAATGACAAGGTGGCTAACTAGGGTCCAATCGACCACGATCCGAAAAAATAACAGTCACAATTTCGCTGTTTATTGGACACAtgtgaaatgtcaaaatgtgtaaataatttgCACCTGCGTCCAGTGTGCAAATACCtatacgattattttcataatcaaagAATGTGTCGATTATTTTGGTATGTTTGGTTCATAACATGtcccaaacctgaaaatgatgaccacaaaacaacatttttaattttttttagcgatttcttttttgtcaaaattgagcaaacaaagcagaaaccatttacatgtaagaagctgaaaaatccgaaaacatgaaaacatgtgaacatcaattatcaaaatagttgacgattaatcgATTGCAAATTCCAAACGCTTGGATGAGCGGCTCTGACTACAGCACTTGGTCCGTTAGCCGATGATAGCTAACTAACTGTACGGCGCGCCAATCATAAACNNNNNNNNNNNNNNNNNNNNNNNNNNNNNNNNNNNNNNNNNNNNNNNNNNNNNNNNNNNNNNNNNNNNNNNNNNNNNNNNNNNNNNNNNNNNNNNNNNNNNNNNNNNNNNNNNNNNNNNNNNNNNNNNNNNNNNNNNNNNNNNNNNNNNNNNNNNNNNNNNNNNNNNNNNNNNNNNNNNNNNNNNNNNNNNNNNNNNNNNCAGTCATTCCCTTATTAACTGGTTGCCAACCGCCAAtcaaaaataagagaaaaaagaaCGTTATGCACTTCCGGGTCAGGTTTACGAAAACAGTGGTACCTGCGGCTCCATGTGAGTCTCTGCTGTAAAGatatttcatttgttatttacatGAAGTAAAACCATCGAGAGGATGAAGGAGACTCCTCTGTCCAACTGTGAGCGGGACTTTCTGCTAAAAGCCATCGAGGAGAAGAAGGTGAGCAGGTTTTCCAGACGTTACTGATGCTTTAATCTGAAGAGTTTGTTAATACAGGCAGATTAAATGTTGTCTGAATTAAAAGGATATAATAAtggtttttgattttatttggttttgcctttttgtttttaaaataagttttaattAGCTTTAAGAGCTGGTTAGCTGGCTTTTCAttcggttttttttttgaaaatgcttAGTTTGAGTTGAGTTTCTATTAGCTGTAGTGTTGTAGTGTCACATTGCTTGTGAACCAGGAGTGTTAGGGAGCTCAATCTCAGGAAAACATGAGCAACATTTTAGTTGAATGGTGGTTGAATGCTATGTCtaattaatttctgacttctcagagaaaaaaaatgtgaattcagtttcttatttgccaaataaataacaataacatcttACGTTTTAAACAAggttttgaaagatttctaaaataattatgttttcatgtgtttataaAAGCACTGTATATCCCCTGTAAatcacttaaaggtccagtgtgtaagaattagtgacattcTATGGTGAAACTGCAGGCTATAACATAAGGACTTCTCCACTCACCCCTCTCTTTCCTTAGTGCATCAGGTAACTTTAGTGCTCTTCCAATATCAGAACGAATGATATTCCTCTTCAAAAAAGAGAGTTGCTTTGTCCATTCTGGTCACTGTAGACACATGGCGGAGCAATGTGCCGGCCTCCCGAAAGCAAGGGCTGAACATGCACTCAACCTGTCCTGTTTTGTCCCTGCAGCGTCTGGATGGACGACAGACCTACGACTACAGGAAAATAAAGATCAAGTTTGGCACAGACTATGGATGCTGCTTTGTGGATCTGGGGTTAACCAGGTAACCACATGtttttaagtctgtgtgtgtgcagtgtctgCCTGGTGAAACTCATGTATGTTTTTGAAAGCCTTTAATGAGATCTGTTACCTTTTTATATATGAATTGGGTCTTAAAGCtatgtgtaacttctgtcaccaAAACACTGAGCAGAGCAGTGAATCAGAGGGcctcacatacatacatacatacacacacacacatatatacatatatgtgtgtgtgtgcacacacatataggcatatatatatatatgtgtgtgtatatatatatatatatatatatatatatacacacacatatatatatatgccttgCTGGAGTATCATTGTGCTACTCTGTACAGGGTCATGGCTCAGGTGTCCGGGGAACTGGTGGCTCCAAAAGAAAGTCGACCAAATGAGGGAATCATGTTCTTCAACATTGAGCTGTCGCCAATGGCCGCACCAACGTTTGAACAGGGCAGGTGAGGAAGAAAACTAAAGAGATTATGTCTGCTTTGTATTATATTTCAGATTGAGTTGAGAGGCACACTGTCTAATAACTGTGTTGGTCTATAAATTGCCTGTTgggtttgtgtttctctgcagacaGTCTGAGTTATCAGTGAAGCTCAACAGACAGCTGGAGAGATGCTTGAGGAACTCCAAGTGCATTGATACAGAGTCCCTTTGTGTGGTATCTGGAGAGAAGGTAAGAGGTTCATGCAGCTGTCCTTGTAGCTGTTTAAGGactcattgacttccattcatttggacaacttAACCAAAGGGTTTTCCCTAACcgtaaccataaccagtttaTGCCTAACCTTATCCTgaacacaatttaaatcttagcaCCTAAACTTAActacttcctcagaaatgaggttctgccttgttaagaccaggttttggtttccatgaggactactggtcctgacaaggtcaatgtttatgctTGAAAAAGCcataaagaggcaacaaatacaagaacatacacagaaaaggaaagaaatattTAAGAATTGCTTCTAAATTAATTTTTCATTGGTCAGTATTGTAGTATTCACAAGCAGCTGGACAAATGGTCCCCGCTTTTGAtacatttattcaaattttCCAACTGATTcctaatgattaaaaaaaagctgttatAGTAAAGGTTGAGGCTGGTCAGAAGACATTTAAGTTCATGTCATTGATCACGGGTGTTGCTAATTTTGTGGAAGCAAACAGTTTTTGACTGTCCTCGGAAGACATGTGTTGGAATTTTATGGTTTAAAGACTTTGTATGGAAAACCTACTTAAAGTAAcccaaataaatgcattttgagTTAAAGTATAAGAACGTTTCAGTGTCAGTTTCTCTGAGTTATATGTCTGAACATTCTACCAATTGGCAATCAGGAGCGGCTGAAAATGGGACTTGGCCACTCCAATTGGTATTAGTATTGATAAAATCCTAATGAATACCCATTTCTAATCCACTgtggtgatactgtgtgtgtgtgtgtgtgtgagagcaggtgTGGCAGATCAGAGTGGACGTACACATGTTGAATCACGATGGGAACCTGATGGATGCTGCCAGCATTGCCGCTATTACAGCTCTGTGCCATTTCAGACGCCCCGATGTCAGCATCCAGGGAGATGAAGTCACAGTGGTGAGTCAACAGCAGCAGGTGGCGGCGTCTCGGTGTCAGTGGTCACTTCCTGTTGGAACAAATGTCAAATGCCTCTACCGCAGAATAATTACAAACTCAAATACACTGTATTtggattatactgtatatatgataaGAAAGCCTGACTTTATTGTAATTTTATATCtaatctgtgtttctctctgctctAACAGTACAGTCCAGAGGAGAGAGACCCTATTCCCCTGAGTATCTACCACATGCCCATCAGTGTCAGCTTCTCTTTCTTCCAGCAAGGGTAAGACGTCACATCAACACCTCTTTTCTTCACATCATTTTAAAGCCATGCTGTTGAAAACCATCTGGAATAACGTCTATAGTCTAATAATATAAATTCAAAGTTAGTGATGACAGCAAATGTGTATAATGTAACTTTATATTTTTCTGTATGGGTAAACCTGACATTTCTAAGAAgcgtttgaaataaataaatcataacttaATTTTACATGTGGTTTTCTTTAAACATATGCATGTAAAATGCATGCAAAATATTGGCTTAAAAAaatctgcaaatttgtttggcaACCCCCCTCAAAAATGATCTGGTTACCCATCTGTTGGTCCTGACCTCTAATCTCTGGGAGTTATTGTTTTAGTTACCTTTGCCAAGAGGTTACATTTTCATCAGTGTGGATATTTTTTCTAGGTTTGTTCTTCTGTTAGTGACTTCTTGTCTCCAGTGTTTGATGGATAAGTGgtcacccaagtatgttcccattagAGTTTGGGCAGAGTTTACCCAATCTACCCAtgatatctctgtcaaaactcatcagATTTGAGTGTATACCTTCGCaacatcttaacagatcaggatgattTTTGTCATTcccagtgaagccagtattttaCATGTTTCTTTAATCTTGGATAACAcattaaagtcatattttaagATCTTACATATTGAGCTCTTTACATTTTGCAGGACGTATCTGCTGGTGGACCCCTGTGAGCGGGAGGAGCGGGTGATGGACGGTCTGCTGATGATCGCcatgaacaaacacagagaaatctgCTCCATCCAGTCGAGCGGTGGCATCATGCTGCTGAAGGAACAGGTGAATGGACCCCTGAGTATTAGTGTTGTACTGTACTGTCTTTCAGAGAATACTGCTACCTGTTCAATATCGTCATAACTGTTAAATTGAatcatttgtctttggtgtTGAAAGGTTATGAGATGCAGTAAAATTGCCAGCGTCAAAGTGTCTGAAATCACAGAACTAGTTGTCAAAGCCCTGGAAAATGACAAGAAAGCCAGGTGAGCAGTAGCATCACGTTACCAAAAGAAAATATTCTACTCTGGAAAACCAGGTGTTGAAGATAACTTCTCTGGCTgtgttgatttttctttctaGGAAGGCGGGCGAAAAGTGTGGCTTTGCAGAATCTCTTCCTCAGGAGCGAATCACAGCTCTGAAAGTGGGCAAGACTCCAGTGGAGGTGATGGATGTGACCGAACAAGCCAATGACATCGTCCAGAAAGCTGAGGTCTCGCCTCAGACGTATCCTAAACCAGAGGTCTTAAACTCTACTCTAAGTAAAcgcagcacatactgtatgttgtatgtGCTGACATGTCAGCAATTAGTATGAGTAATTAACTATatttttataacaataataataataatactacatagGTTCtatttttcacattattaaatgtaggTTAATATGAGATAAATGATATATGTGTTCttgatttttcttctgttttttgtcatttatagaTACAtcttgcatcataaatgtttttttatgaacaatttATCTTTACCTTTGGAAACGAACACTTCTATTTTGAAATGGTCTGCAGTATTATCATGATGGAATGAGAAGATATCAAGATTTTAAGCTCAAATTGCCCACCACGACTGAAAAGATTTTTCCCAAACTCCACTTGACCAGAGTAGTTCATTGGCCCCCAGATCATTTAAGTTTGATGCCCCTGTCCTAATCTGAGCCCAGATATCTACGTCAACGCTAAATTAACTACATTGGCGTAAAACAATTGTCATCACccccatttcccccccccccctccagtgCTTTGCAGAGCTGTTCTTTAACTGTTCATACCAGAGTACCATCTCCACTGGTGCCTGTCCCTGGTGTCGGGCAGGTGGGGCAGGGGCAGCAGACCACCTGGGGcctagaggaagaagaagaggaggaggaagaggtagaccaagaggaagaggaggaaagtgaCGACAGCACTGAACAGGACAAGAAAGTAACAAAGATGGAAGAGGAAGACAGCAGAGGAGGTAGTTTGTGCAATCTTAATCTTGTTTATTCATTAAAATGGTATAGTGTAGGATTAAAGAGTGAGATTTTttcaaataatgtattttttgagACGATTGATTGATGGGTTataagacattatttgaagATAAAGACAAGGCAGATTAACATGCAGTTGAagaggtgtacctaataaagtggccatttGAGTGTTTATTggtcataaataataattcatgTCTTGTAGATGTTGTTGAAATATCagacagtgaagaggaggaagtggtCATTCTTCACCCAGAGACTGCTGACAAGGCTCTCAAGTGAGTGAAGGTTTTTCAagttctttttaaatttaattcataTTGGACCTTATGAATAAATATAAGACTGCATTTGGCAAATATGAAGTTTCACATCATCTTTCCTTTCTCTCAGAAACACAGGATCCAGTTTGCACCAGAAGGGGGCAGCACCTTCCAAGCAAAAACGGAAAAAATGATCGCTTGAATGCCATTTGCGTTCACTGCAGTCAGAGGATGTTGCAGCAGTGCCAGACATGACCGCAGCTCTTCATGGATTGAAATTATGTCTCATGTCATttagaaaaggaaaatgaacaCTGGAATCTCAACATCAGACCCTTAACTTTACAAATGATTTCCTGATGTTTCTTTTTCAACATTGTAAAAGGTTAAACTTTTATAAAGGTgtgatttcaaaaatattacgGAATTTAATGGAATTATGCATAGATAATCCTTGTTTTATCTTGTGAAAACAATGCTACGGAGCAGATTAAAAggcaaaatacaaatacttttttttttttttatttccagaaaatgttgttgtgaatgtCCGGCCTTTGATCGGtcacaaaataaatagaaaattgaTGGTATGGGTAGTTTGATTAAATATGTGCAAATTTCACCACAATTTCAAAAttcaggttccaccgagatttgaactcggatcgcTGGATTCAGagtccagagtgctaaccattacaccatggaaccgcTGGCTCATGTTGAGGACACTATTATGTTATAAACATTACAACCTGAtaatatgtaattattttatgATTCGAGGACGACCGCAATACGATTTCATGATTAATCGACCCTGTTGACCGTGACCAAAAGGTTCTGTAAGATGGAAAAACGTATGGCCCGTACGGGGATCGAACCCGCgaccttggcgttattagcaccacgctctaaCCAACTGAGCTAACCGGCCATTTTGACCACCTCATTTCACGTTTGTCCTCAACTCTAATTACAGCCCTCAAAAATACTAACGTCCACTTAAATGAGCAAGCAGCCATTGAGGGTATAACTCCCCACTCTTTAATTGTTTTCTTGCGCATTGACATTTTGTGAAGAAAAGCCGTGATCCCGATCAACCCACGAATGGAGGTTCGTGCAAGACGTACAAGCAGAAAATGCGGCGGTCCATGCCAGAGCCCCCACGGTACCAAATACACACACCATTCTTTCACAGGGTTCACTGCTGTTGACCTGTCCAATGCCTTTTTTAGTGTCTCTGTACATCTAGACAGCCAGTACTGGGTTgcctttaactttaaaaaaatcgTACACTATTAATATTATCTCTTtataaaaaagcagtaaattgtattgttttggtgtaaatttggTAGCAtacaaacaaaaggaaaatacagATTTTGTTCAATTATaactaactaaaaaaaaatatcaaattactacCCTAAAACCAGTTTTATTTTGAGGGGGCGCAATCGGCAAGTCAGTTTTTCAGATGGACTGTGGTAACATAGTCATGTGGTGATATGCAGTTACCGCATATCACCACTAAAACACACGAATAAAAACCATTCTCATGCCTGATACCGTAATTTTAAAAGATTCACTTAAATgaaactaaaaatacacaagAAAAAGTTTTTGTCTGCATTTTCAGGCATTTGAATGTTGCCTTCTCTATCACTCCTTTGTTCGCATAGCATTTTCCATATGTATCAttatctgtttgtgtttattattattattattattcagagaaatgttttaagtctgtattaggaggaggcagggaaaacaaaacatggcactGGTCTGAGTGCAACGAGAATAGCCAGTCCTTCTTCTCATAACAGCTCCTGTTTTTCGTTTGCTGTTTTATGAAACTTTATAAAACTTACATATGTATCACAAGCTTTTTTGCACTGTTTTACTAGCTTTTTCCAAATGTTTAAGAGAcaaaatatgatttattatgGACATTAGACACCGTTTTCTTTCCTTGGATTTTTTCCGCAAACCATCATGTGTACTGAATTGGTTCACATGTTgaaactgccctctggtggacaaatGTGATATTACATATAGAGGAAGATTTGACAGGATATTCAAAGCCCAATAAATGGTGAAGAGGTACATTATAAAACTTACATTATCACTGTGCACACAGAGGCGGAGCTGTTCATCCACGACAACGTCGTTCACAAACTATAAATGCGTGATATCTTTATacacaaatcacatttttgaattATAAATGACAAATTTCTCACCTCGAATGATCCTAAAACTTTTATG from Solea solea chromosome 10, fSolSol10.1, whole genome shotgun sequence includes the following:
- the exosc9 gene encoding exosome complex component RRP45, whose amino-acid sequence is MKETPLSNCERDFLLKAIEEKKRLDGRQTYDYRKIKIKFGTDYGCCFVDLGLTRVMAQVSGELVAPKESRPNEGIMFFNIELSPMAAPTFEQGRQSELSVKLNRQLERCLRNSKCIDTESLCVVSGEKVWQIRVDVHMLNHDGNLMDAASIAAITALCHFRRPDVSIQGDEVTVYSPEERDPIPLSIYHMPISVSFSFFQQGTYLLVDPCEREERVMDGLLMIAMNKHREICSIQSSGGIMLLKEQVMRCSKIASVKVSEITELVVKALENDKKARKAGEKCGFAESLPQERITALKVGKTPVEVMDVTEQANDIVQKAEVSPQTVPSPLVPVPGVGQVGQGQQTTWGLEEEEEEEEEVDQEEEEESDDSTEQDKKVTKMEEEDSRGDVVEISDSEEEEVVILHPETADKALKNTGSSLHQKGAAPSKQKRKK